In a genomic window of Melopsittacus undulatus isolate bMelUnd1 chromosome 1, bMelUnd1.mat.Z, whole genome shotgun sequence:
- the LOC101881268 gene encoding transthyretin-like isoform X1 produces MAFHSVFLVFLAGLAFVSEAAPPVSDAADSKHPLFIKILDSVRGSPAPNVPVKLYKEAADASWELLNSKQTDDNGGLHELTTKEQFVAGLYKIELDTASYWKSLGLNPFHHHADVVFTANDGSYRHYSIVVLLSPFSYSTTAVVSEPVE; encoded by the exons ATGGCttttcattctgtatttctCGTTTTCTTAGCTGGCCTGGCATTTGTCTCTGAAGCTGCACCACCGGTAAGT GACGCTGCTGACTCCAAGCATCCTCTTTTTATAAAAATTCTGGATTCAGTCCGAGGAAGTCCAGCTCCAAATGTTCCAGTTAAGTTATATAAAGAAGCTGCAGATGCATCTTGGGAACTGTTAAACTCAAA ACAAACCGACGACAATGGCGGGCTCCATGAGCTCACTACTAAGGAACAATTTGTAGCAGGGTTGTACAAGATTGAGCTTGACACAGCCTCTTATTGGAAGAGTCTGGGCTTGAACCCCTTCCATCACCATGCTGAT gtgGTGTTCACAGCTAATGATGGTAGTTACCGACATTACTCCATTGTTGTTCTCCTCAGTCCCTTTTCTTACTCAACTACAGCAGTAGTTAGTGAGCCAGTGGAATAG
- the LOC101881268 gene encoding transthyretin-like isoform X2, producing the protein MAFHSVFLVFLAGLAFVSEAAPPDAADSKHPLFIKILDSVRGSPAPNVPVKLYKEAADASWELLNSKQTDDNGGLHELTTKEQFVAGLYKIELDTASYWKSLGLNPFHHHADVVFTANDGSYRHYSIVVLLSPFSYSTTAVVSEPVE; encoded by the exons ATGGCttttcattctgtatttctCGTTTTCTTAGCTGGCCTGGCATTTGTCTCTGAAGCTGCACCACCG GACGCTGCTGACTCCAAGCATCCTCTTTTTATAAAAATTCTGGATTCAGTCCGAGGAAGTCCAGCTCCAAATGTTCCAGTTAAGTTATATAAAGAAGCTGCAGATGCATCTTGGGAACTGTTAAACTCAAA ACAAACCGACGACAATGGCGGGCTCCATGAGCTCACTACTAAGGAACAATTTGTAGCAGGGTTGTACAAGATTGAGCTTGACACAGCCTCTTATTGGAAGAGTCTGGGCTTGAACCCCTTCCATCACCATGCTGAT gtgGTGTTCACAGCTAATGATGGTAGTTACCGACATTACTCCATTGTTGTTCTCCTCAGTCCCTTTTCTTACTCAACTACAGCAGTAGTTAGTGAGCCAGTGGAATAG